One genomic region from Streptomyces sp. NBC_01304 encodes:
- a CDS encoding PRC-barrel domain-containing protein — protein sequence MIQAADVREWRNHDVVDPDGHKIGVLEAVYVHTATDEPAMATVRAGLPTRHRLLFVPLTEAVVGPGYVKVAYPKSLVKKAPSIGTDDVLPADQEEGIYHHYGMTYKPGLGGERQLARR from the coding sequence ATGATCCAGGCAGCCGATGTACGGGAATGGCGGAACCATGACGTCGTCGACCCGGACGGGCACAAGATCGGAGTGCTGGAAGCGGTCTACGTGCACACGGCCACCGACGAGCCGGCCATGGCGACCGTACGGGCCGGGCTCCCCACGCGTCACCGATTGCTCTTCGTCCCCCTGACCGAAGCCGTCGTCGGGCCGGGCTACGTCAAGGTCGCGTACCCCAAGTCGCTGGTGAAGAAGGCTCCTTCGATCGGCACGGACGACGTCCTGCCGGCGGATCAGGAGGAAGGGATCTATCACCACTACGGCATGACCTACAAACCTGGCCTCGGCGGCGAACGACAACTCGCCCGCCGCTGA
- a CDS encoding nucleoside deaminase has protein sequence MTTPDDHSLLRRAIALAAEARESGNPPFGSLLAGPDGTVLAEERNTTLTDRDITAHPELKLARWAARELDPDTAAGTTMYTSCQPCGMCASVIQWAGLRRVVFALSDEQLLDIRPAPVRSPVLQDGPALLDEVRAVVEGYYP, from the coding sequence ATGACCACACCCGACGACCACAGCCTCCTGCGCCGGGCCATCGCGCTCGCGGCCGAAGCACGCGAGAGCGGCAACCCGCCGTTCGGGTCGCTGCTGGCGGGACCGGACGGGACGGTCCTGGCCGAGGAGCGCAACACGACCCTCACCGACAGGGACATCACCGCGCACCCGGAACTGAAGCTGGCGCGGTGGGCCGCGCGAGAGCTGGACCCGGACACGGCGGCGGGCACCACGATGTACACCAGCTGCCAGCCGTGCGGCATGTGCGCGTCCGTCATCCAGTGGGCGGGGCTGCGACGTGTGGTGTTCGCCCTGTCCGACGAACAGCTCCTGGACATCAGGCCGGCCCCCGTCCGATCCCCGGTGCTGCAGGACGGCCCCGCGCTGCTCGACGAGGTGCGGGCCGTGGTCGAGGGCTACTACCCCTGA
- a CDS encoding Lrp/AsnC family transcriptional regulator: protein MTESLDTTDWAILDELQRDGRIPFTELARRVNLSTSATTERVRRLESAGVITGYQAKVDLERTGHPVLAVVRLKYPGPGTRHEPLRRLLGERPEILECLRTTGDDCYVMKVAATSMAHLEEIVDELAEFGSTTTNLVLSRTLPFRGPGVPRERSEAPRL, encoded by the coding sequence ATGACCGAGAGTCTTGATACGACGGACTGGGCGATCCTGGATGAGCTCCAGCGGGACGGGCGGATCCCGTTCACGGAACTGGCGCGGCGGGTGAACCTGAGCACCTCGGCGACGACGGAGCGGGTACGGCGCCTCGAGTCCGCCGGGGTGATCACGGGGTACCAGGCCAAGGTCGACCTGGAGCGGACCGGACACCCGGTCCTTGCGGTGGTCCGGCTCAAGTACCCGGGGCCGGGGACCCGGCACGAGCCGCTGCGGCGGCTGCTCGGGGAGCGCCCGGAGATCCTGGAGTGCCTGCGCACCACCGGGGACGACTGCTACGTGATGAAGGTGGCGGCCACGTCGATGGCTCACCTGGAGGAGATCGTCGACGAGTTGGCCGAGTTCGGGAGCACGACCACCAACCTCGTCCTCAGCCGGACGCTCCCGTTCCGTGGCCCGGGGGTCCCCCGGGAGCGTTCGGAAGCCCCCCGCCTTTGA
- a CDS encoding carboxymuconolactone decarboxylase family protein, protein MTNTNTSISRMPNPGEFVPELADISAALFRATGNQSVPRTTMSLVHLRAGQIVHNTYLTILNTSFLRKAGVSEERITAVSSWQDAPYFTDAERAALALVEATLQPAPQGKERVGDELYAEVAKHYDDKALATLTIAIGQINFFIALAVIGKPQPVTSLATQQWD, encoded by the coding sequence ATGACGAACACCAACACCTCCATTTCCCGGATGCCCAACCCTGGCGAGTTCGTGCCCGAGCTGGCCGACATCAGCGCGGCTCTCTTCCGGGCCACGGGCAACCAGTCGGTGCCGCGCACCACGATGAGCCTTGTTCACCTGCGTGCCGGGCAGATCGTGCACAACACCTATCTGACCATTCTGAACACGAGCTTCCTGCGGAAGGCCGGGGTGTCCGAGGAGCGCATCACGGCCGTTTCCTCGTGGCAGGACGCTCCGTACTTCACCGACGCCGAGCGTGCCGCCCTCGCCTTGGTGGAGGCCACCCTCCAGCCCGCCCCGCAAGGCAAGGAGCGGGTGGGTGACGAGCTGTATGCCGAGGTCGCCAAGCACTATGACGACAAGGCGCTGGCCACGCTCACCATCGCGATCGGCCAGATCAACTTCTTCATCGCGCTGGCCGTCATCGGCAAGCCCCAGCCGGTCACCTCCCTCGCCACCCAGCAGTGGGACTAG
- a CDS encoding LLM class flavin-dependent oxidoreductase: MKIGVNVLNFGPGADPGVLRNWAQAVEGLGFDLLMISDHIAITPDVAERYPAPFYEPFTTLSWLAGLTTRIRLGTTVLVAPYRHPLLTARMAANLNELSGGRLVLGVGVGWARQEFAALGIPFAQRGRLTDEHVRDMRTAWTDTASLGDRKIPVWVGGNSDAGLRRAVRLGDAWHPLRPTLPWLREAMPRLEAYAAGDHLPVPALAPRIALRLTSAPVDGPERLAGEGTIDQIMDDLDQLRLLGAESVVLDTYQGDPRETCHPQAAWQALATVAAHFSAPLTGTEQP, encoded by the coding sequence ATGAAGATCGGCGTCAACGTCCTCAACTTCGGCCCCGGAGCCGACCCCGGCGTCCTGCGGAACTGGGCCCAGGCCGTGGAGGGTCTGGGCTTCGACCTACTGATGATCTCGGACCACATAGCCATCACGCCGGATGTCGCCGAGCGCTATCCGGCACCGTTCTACGAGCCCTTCACCACCTTGTCCTGGCTGGCCGGCCTCACCACCCGGATCCGGCTCGGCACGACGGTCCTCGTCGCCCCCTACCGGCACCCGCTGCTCACCGCCCGGATGGCGGCCAACCTGAATGAACTGAGCGGCGGCAGGCTGGTCCTCGGCGTGGGGGTGGGCTGGGCACGGCAGGAGTTCGCCGCGCTCGGCATCCCGTTCGCACAGCGCGGACGGCTGACCGACGAGCACGTACGGGACATGCGGACGGCCTGGACGGACACCGCTTCCCTTGGAGACCGGAAGATCCCGGTGTGGGTCGGCGGCAACAGCGACGCGGGACTGCGCCGGGCCGTACGCCTCGGCGACGCCTGGCATCCACTGCGCCCCACGCTGCCGTGGCTGCGCGAAGCCATGCCCAGGCTGGAGGCGTACGCGGCCGGGGACCACCTCCCCGTGCCCGCCCTGGCCCCACGGATCGCCCTCCGGCTCACCTCCGCACCGGTCGACGGACCGGAACGGCTCGCCGGTGAGGGCACCATCGACCAGATCATGGACGACCTCGACCAACTGCGGCTCCTCGGCGCCGAGTCCGTGGTCCTCGACACCTACCAGGGTGACCCCCGCGAGACGTGCCACCCGCAGGCGGCCTGGCAGGCCCTCGCCACGGTGGCCGCCCACTTCTCCGCGCCCCTCACCGGAACGGAACAGCCATGA
- a CDS encoding pyridoxamine 5'-phosphate oxidase family protein, with protein MSTPPRARAERRRDTEHRLGHDIDVWVASASPDGAPHLVPLSFDWDGEALLVATPAASPTGRNLAATGTAQLALGHTRDVAMIEGHVEVLAIDALAPDLGDRFAARSGFDPRSLTTRYCWFRITPHRIRAWREENELTGRELMRDGRWLV; from the coding sequence ATGAGTACCCCACCCCGCGCCCGTGCAGAGCGCCGGCGCGACACCGAGCACCGGCTCGGCCACGACATCGACGTCTGGGTGGCCAGCGCCTCGCCGGACGGCGCCCCCCACCTGGTACCGCTGTCCTTCGACTGGGACGGCGAGGCGCTCTTGGTGGCCACTCCGGCAGCGAGCCCCACCGGCCGGAACCTGGCCGCCACCGGGACCGCTCAGCTCGCCCTCGGCCACACCCGCGACGTCGCCATGATCGAGGGCCATGTCGAGGTGCTCGCCATCGACGCACTGGCGCCGGACCTGGGTGACCGGTTCGCCGCACGCAGCGGCTTCGACCCGCGCTCCCTGACCACCCGGTACTGCTGGTTCCGCATCACTCCGCACCGCATCAGGGCCTGGCGGGAGGAGAACGAGCTGACCGGCCGAGAGCTGATGCGCGACGGTCGCTGGCTGGTCTGA
- a CDS encoding iron chaperone, whose protein sequence is MSSTTTRAHEGFTAEERAAMKDHAQELKRAARRSSKADKAAQEAQDVLAKIAEMQDTDRIMAERVHAVVTATAPVLAPKLWYGMPAYALDGKVVCYFQCAEKFKARYATLGFSDQAQLDDGPMWPAVFALTEVTAEVEARIAALVKQAVS, encoded by the coding sequence ATGAGCAGCACCACGACCCGCGCACACGAGGGATTCACGGCCGAAGAGCGTGCCGCGATGAAGGACCACGCGCAGGAACTCAAGAGGGCGGCGCGCCGCAGCTCGAAGGCGGACAAGGCGGCGCAGGAGGCACAGGACGTGCTGGCGAAGATCGCCGAGATGCAGGACACGGACCGGATCATGGCCGAGCGCGTCCACGCCGTCGTCACCGCCACCGCCCCGGTCCTCGCGCCGAAGCTCTGGTACGGGATGCCCGCCTACGCACTGGACGGCAAGGTCGTCTGCTACTTCCAGTGCGCGGAGAAGTTCAAGGCGCGCTACGCGACGCTCGGCTTCAGCGACCAGGCGCAGCTGGACGACGGCCCGATGTGGCCGGCCGTCTTCGCCCTGACCGAGGTGACGGCCGAGGTGGAGGCGCGGATCGCCGCACTCGTGAAGCAGGCGGTGAGCTGA
- a CDS encoding MerR family transcriptional regulator, whose product MDEEAPPPPEAVGITTGAVARQLGISPVTLRSWDKRYGIGPGRRVQGRHRRWGEQDIAVLREMCRLTATGVPPAEAARAAHATRTTLAGNAPVSGPEAGQQRSAVPAPRRSDGGLPLADVRQECRGLGRAAVRLDAPAVDALLSTFVARHGLVVAWEEVMAPALRAVGRKWASAGDRYVEVEHLLSWHVSTALRCAPATLPTPVDRPPLVLACVPGEQHSLALEALVAALAQRGLPVRMFGPAVPPEALDAAVSRLGPTAVVLWSQTRSTASRPLAQHIASHTWGVKGARGRPALMTAGPGWAGRAMPAMLRPGTLSEALALLEPLFGTPPQTPVTSPA is encoded by the coding sequence GTGGACGAAGAGGCACCTCCCCCGCCCGAGGCCGTCGGGATCACGACCGGTGCCGTGGCACGGCAGTTGGGCATCTCCCCCGTCACGCTGCGCTCCTGGGACAAGCGGTACGGCATCGGGCCCGGCCGGCGGGTGCAGGGCCGGCACCGTCGGTGGGGCGAGCAGGACATCGCCGTACTGCGCGAGATGTGCCGACTGACCGCGACCGGCGTGCCACCCGCCGAAGCCGCCCGCGCAGCCCACGCAACCCGCACAACCCTCGCCGGCAACGCCCCGGTGTCCGGTCCGGAGGCCGGGCAGCAGCGATCCGCCGTACCCGCTCCGCGCCGCTCGGACGGCGGGCTGCCGCTCGCCGACGTACGCCAGGAGTGCCGTGGTCTCGGACGGGCCGCCGTACGCCTGGACGCACCCGCCGTGGACGCCCTGCTCAGCACGTTCGTCGCGCGGCACGGCCTGGTCGTGGCCTGGGAAGAGGTCATGGCGCCCGCCCTGCGCGCGGTGGGCCGCAAGTGGGCCTCGGCGGGCGACCGTTACGTGGAGGTCGAGCACCTGCTGTCCTGGCATGTGTCGACCGCGCTGCGCTGCGCCCCGGCCACGCTGCCGACCCCGGTGGACCGCCCGCCCCTGGTACTGGCCTGTGTACCGGGCGAGCAGCACTCCCTCGCCCTCGAGGCGCTGGTCGCGGCCCTGGCCCAACGGGGCCTGCCGGTGCGGATGTTCGGCCCTGCCGTACCACCCGAGGCCCTGGATGCGGCGGTCAGCAGGCTCGGCCCCACGGCGGTCGTGCTGTGGTCCCAGACCCGCTCCACCGCGAGCCGCCCCCTGGCCCAGCACATCGCCTCGCACACCTGGGGCGTCAAGGGCGCCCGCGGCCGGCCCGCGCTGATGACGGCCGGCCCCGGCTGGGCGGGCCGCGCCATGCCCGCGATGCTCCGCCCCGGCACGCTCAGCGAAGCGCTCGCCCTCCTTGAACCACTGTTCGGGACGCCTCCGCAAACCCCGGTCACCTCCCCCGCCTGA
- a CDS encoding arsenic transporter: protein MFVECLSVAALAVVLVCAVVRPFRWPEAAFAVPAAGVVIATGAIPLQDVQQEAGRLGPVIGFLAAILVLAKLCDAEGLFHACGAWMARWAAGRPRRLLGAVFALASVITAALSLDATVVLLTPVVFATAARMGTRPRPHVYAGAHLSNTASLLSPVSNLTNLLAFTATGLSFTRFALLMLLPWLVAIAVEYAVFLRFFAADLDAPARGADDVTEPPELPVFALVTVAATLVGFGVASALGIDPAWAAAAGALVMAARALARRHITPARIVKAASLPFLAFVLALGIVVRAVIDNGLGDALGRVVPDGASLPALLGTAAVAAVLANLINNLPAVLALTPLAAPSGPGAVLAVLLGVNIGPNLTYAGSLATLLWRHIAHQHDHDVRLKEFTRLGLLTTPAALALSTLALWASLQVLGP, encoded by the coding sequence ATGTTCGTGGAATGCCTTTCGGTGGCGGCGCTGGCCGTGGTTCTGGTCTGCGCCGTGGTCCGCCCCTTCCGGTGGCCCGAGGCGGCCTTCGCCGTCCCGGCCGCTGGTGTGGTCATCGCGACCGGGGCGATCCCGCTGCAGGACGTACAGCAGGAGGCCGGACGGCTCGGCCCGGTGATCGGATTCCTCGCCGCGATTCTCGTGCTCGCCAAACTCTGCGACGCCGAAGGCCTCTTCCACGCCTGCGGCGCCTGGATGGCACGCTGGGCGGCCGGTCGCCCACGGCGGCTGCTCGGGGCCGTCTTCGCGCTTGCCTCGGTCATCACCGCCGCGTTGAGTCTGGACGCCACCGTGGTCCTGCTCACCCCGGTGGTGTTCGCGACGGCCGCCAGGATGGGCACCCGGCCACGACCGCACGTCTACGCCGGAGCCCACCTGTCCAACACGGCGTCGCTCCTGTCGCCCGTCTCCAACCTGACGAACCTGCTGGCGTTCACCGCGACAGGGCTGTCCTTCACGCGCTTCGCCTTGCTGATGCTGTTGCCCTGGCTGGTCGCCATCGCCGTCGAATACGCCGTGTTCCTGCGCTTCTTCGCCGCGGACCTCGATGCCCCTGCTCGCGGCGCCGACGACGTGACGGAACCGCCGGAGCTTCCGGTGTTCGCCCTGGTGACGGTGGCGGCCACGCTCGTCGGATTCGGCGTGGCCTCCGCGCTGGGCATCGATCCGGCCTGGGCTGCCGCAGCCGGCGCGCTCGTCATGGCCGCGCGGGCCCTCGCCCGCCGCCACATCACACCGGCCCGGATCGTGAAGGCTGCCTCGCTGCCCTTCCTGGCCTTCGTCCTGGCCCTCGGCATCGTCGTCCGGGCCGTCATCGACAACGGCCTCGGCGACGCTCTGGGCCGGGTCGTGCCCGACGGCGCTTCGCTGCCTGCCCTGCTCGGCACCGCCGCGGTGGCCGCGGTCCTCGCCAACCTGATCAACAACCTGCCTGCCGTACTGGCGTTGACTCCCCTGGCAGCCCCCTCGGGCCCGGGAGCCGTCCTCGCCGTACTCCTCGGCGTGAACATCGGCCCCAACCTCACCTACGCCGGATCCCTGGCCACGCTCCTGTGGCGGCACATCGCCCACCAGCACGACCACGACGTCCGCCTCAAGGAGTTCACCCGCCTCGGCCTGCTCACCACCCCGGCGGCGCTGGCCCTTTCCACCCTCGCGCTCTGGGCATCTCTGCAGGTCCTGGGCCCTTGA
- a CDS encoding VOC family protein, with protein MTSSSTQGMQTVLHPVSDLAQAKAVYAALLGVAPQTDGPHYVGFEAAGQHVGLLPGGGPQGLTSSLAYWHVSDIEAKLAELTAAGATLKEPAHDVGGGRLVATVIDPDGNLIGLVQD; from the coding sequence GTGACCAGCTCTTCCACCCAGGGAATGCAGACCGTGCTGCACCCCGTGTCCGACCTCGCCCAGGCCAAGGCGGTGTACGCCGCGCTGCTCGGTGTCGCGCCGCAGACCGACGGGCCCCACTACGTCGGCTTCGAGGCCGCAGGCCAGCACGTCGGCCTTCTCCCGGGCGGCGGACCGCAGGGCCTGACCTCGTCGCTGGCCTACTGGCACGTCTCGGACATCGAGGCGAAGCTCGCCGAACTGACCGCCGCGGGCGCCACCTTGAAGGAGCCCGCGCACGACGTCGGCGGCGGCCGCCTGGTGGCCACCGTCATCGACCCCGACGGCAACCTCATCGGACTGGTGCAGGACTGA